In one Anabrus simplex isolate iqAnaSimp1 chromosome 9, ASM4041472v1, whole genome shotgun sequence genomic region, the following are encoded:
- the LOC136880870 gene encoding mucin-3A, producing the protein MLQSLGWEDCGESKRTTRLSESRGLFSPRVDYDEWTPLGRGDPLKNDPTYDYVPPVLDRVHYWIDPSSRTPDPPLVTEVPSVATPSDVPVLQTRQQPDIEIEEPSVTAADSRRDTFDPFLKFVDGPKFNSPPQQTIYAHHHHHHYLHSPSRPTQGGSVQRKPYVPHSTAYYPAPFYQHNKSPQVIPSVETHSYVLQQQPVETASFPPDVQHQRPPYTMLVPPPLHMTDTYSAADYQDSDIMTMEQTTIPPQSIPYYTTTPSPSSVTLQEADLIFQSSTQPDWDDGKTQLATIAEASSQVTWKVPTSPSPAGVKNNTYIPSSTPQITSTDNSHQYYSHNKDKFKNNLSASLIHSLLQGEASQSPSSAPTMATTTTASPQSVTTMTTGVSLTTDPLFSHYKQPAEPLRGPMYLIIQGHSKVKTYGANKHQNSFHGIPIQDNNELQGNNERSRRDASDQDEDENWVLLGKKRMHTNEVLEMSNSSKVETIPASNSTEDSAKSSDEELKSRRKRQLSLEDLIPIDEDTADELVYDFLAAQGQGSGVGAFVAQTIIDARKINDVFEDENSIG; encoded by the exons atgttgcaaagtttgggctgggaagactgtggAGAAAGTAAACgaactactcgactaagtg AGTCGCGGGGACTGTTCTCGCCGCGCGTGGATTACGACGAGTGGACTCCCCTGGGCCGTGGTGATCCCTTGAAGAATGACCCCACTTACGACTACGTGCCTCCAGTCTTGGACAGAGTACACTACTGGATCGACCCATCATCTCGTACTCCTGATCCACCTTTGGTCACCGAGGTACCTTCAGTGGCGACCCCTTCagatgtaccggtactgcaaacGAGACAGCAGCCCGACATCGAAATAGAGGAACCATCTGTAACAGCGGCAGATTCCAGGAGAGACACATTCGATCCATTTCTCAAGTTTGTGGATGGGCCGAAGTTCAATTCCCCTCCACAACAAACTATATATgctcaccatcaccatcatcattacctcCACAGTCCGTCTCGACCAACCCAGGGAGGATCTGTGCAGCGCAAGCCTTACGTCCCTCACTCAACTGCTTATTACCCAGCCCCGTTTTATCAGCATAACAAAAGTCCTCAAGTCATTCCTTCTGTGGAAACGCACAGTTATGTTTTACAACAACAGCCGGTGGAGACTGCTAGTTTCCCACCTGATGTACAACACCAAAGACCTCCTTACACCATGCTTGTTCCTCCACCACTTCATATGACAGACACGTACAGTGCTGCAGACTATCAAGATTCTGACATTATGACCATGGAACAAACTACAATACCACCTCAGAGTATCCCTTACTATACAACAACTCCATCACCGTCAAGTGTTACCTTACAGGAGGCGGACCTCATATTCCAATCATCGACGCAACCAGACTGGGATGACGGAAAAACACAACTGGCCACTATCGCCGAAGCAAGCAGTCAAGTTACGTGGAAAGTTCCCACCTCACCTTCACCTGCAGGTGTCAAGAATAACACTTATATCCCATCGAGCACACCGCAGATTACTTCTACCGATAATTCTCATCAGTACTACTCACATAACAAAGATAAATTTAAAAACAATCTCTCTGCGTCGCTGATCCATAGTTTACTTCAAGGAGAAGCTAGCCAGTCTCCAAGCTCGGCCCCAACAATGGCCACAACCACGACAGCGAGTCCGCAGAGTGTCACTACCATGACGACTGGTGTATCCCTAACAACAGACCCCTTGTTTTCTCATTATAAACAACCTGCTGAGCCTTTGAGAGGTCCGATGTATCTCATAATACAAGGCCATTCCAAAGTCAAGACATACGGAGCAAATAAACACCAGAACTCCTTCCATGGTATACCTATTCAGGATAACAATGAGCTACAGGGAAATAACGAAAGATCTAGACGGGATGCCAGTGATCAAGACGAGGATGAAAACTGGGTGCTTTTAGGAAAGAAGAGAATGCATACCAATGAAGTTCTGGAGATGTCAAATTCAAGTAAGGTGGAAACAATTCCTGCATCTAATTCAACCGAAGACTCAGCGAAGTCCAGTGACGAAGAATTGAAGAGTCGGAGGAAGAGACAGCTATCTCTGGAGGACCTCATTCCAATCGACGAAGATACAGCTGATGAACTGGTGTACGACTTCCTCGCCGCACAAGGACAAGGCTCAGGAGTGGGAGCATTTGTAGCACAAACTATTATTGATGCTAGGAAAATAAACGATGTGTTTGAGGATGAAAACAGTATAGGATAG